A window of Mycobacterium bourgelatii genomic DNA:
ACGTAGACCCGGGTCGGGTCGATTGGTGTCCGGCGGATGATGGTGGCGACCAGGTTGGTGAGGAATGCGACATCGTTGACGTTGAAGTTTTCCGGCGTGCCGCAACATGTCCCGGCATTCCAGGCGCGCAACACGCCGTCGGGGTAGGCCACCACGAAGCCGGCGGCGTCGGCTGTGGCGTTCCAGTGATAGTCGCGCTGCGCCTGTGCGCCGTTGCCAAAACCGCCGTGCAGCATCACAACCAATGGCGCGGCGCCGGCCAGTCCGCGCGGCCGGTACACCCGGTAGACCCGAAACAGTCCACCGGACTTGAGGATTTGGATCGATCTGCCCTGTGGGATGGGAAATTCCGGCCACGCCGACGCTCGTGCACCGCCGACAAGACTGTTGGCAAAGACGATTACTGCCGCCAGCAGGCACACGTTCACCAATCGGATGCGCCGCAACGACATGGCCACAGGATGACAGCAGACACCCCTATTGACAATTACCTTGTCATTCGTGTCGCGCAGTCGTGCTCGCCGTGGGGGCCTCAGATGCGGACGGCTAGCGATGACAATAAGTCGGCAAGCCGGTCCGGTTGGTCGATCATCGAGAACGTTCGAGACTTCTCGATGATCTCGAGGCGGGCGTTGGGGATGGTCTCGGCCAGGCGTACGCCGTCGCCTTGCTCGAAGAACAGGTCGTTCGCCGACCATGCGACGAGGGCGGGCTTGTCAAACTCGGACAGGCGCGTCGCGACCTCTGTTGTGACTTCGGTCCGCATTGAGAGCGTGAACTGGCGCAAGTCTTCGGCGATCGCCGGATTGGACAGCACCGGGGCAACCCAGGCCCGGGCCAAGTCGTCAAGGTTGGCGTAGGCCAGACCGCCGTACCCACGGCGGCGGGCGGTCGGAGTCCGCATCAGCTGGGTGGTGGCCCGAAACAGCGTTTTCGACTTCGCCGCGGCCAGTACGGGTTTGAGGATCGGCGGAGGAAAGTGTTCGAACGCATCGCAACTCGTCAGGACGAGCGCCCCGATGCGTTCGGGATGGTGCACCGCGACGAGTTGCGTTACCACTCCGCCGGTGTCGTTGCCGACCAGCACCACGTCCTCGAGTTCAAGGGCGGCCAGGACGTCGGCGACCATGTCGGCCACGCCGGTGATACTGCGATCGGCACCGGGGCGTAGCGGCTCCGGATGCGCGCCGAGCGGCCAGGTGGGCGCGATGCACCGTAGACCGCGGTCGGCCAGGCGCTCGCTGACCGGGCGCCACAGTT
This region includes:
- a CDS encoding alpha/beta fold hydrolase, with protein sequence MSTIDINAGTIHYEATGPEAGRPVVFVHGYLMGGQLWRPVSERLADRGLRCIAPTWPLGAHPEPLRPGADRSITGVADMVADVLAALELEDVVLVGNDTGGVVTQLVAVHHPERIGALVLTSCDAFEHFPPPILKPVLAAAKSKTLFRATTQLMRTPTARRRGYGGLAYANLDDLARAWVAPVLSNPAIAEDLRQFTLSMRTEVTTEVATRLSEFDKPALVAWSANDLFFEQGDGVRLAETIPNARLEIIEKSRTFSMIDQPDRLADLLSSLAVRI